Proteins encoded within one genomic window of Saccharopolyspora pogona:
- a CDS encoding methylated-DNA--[protein]-cysteine S-methyltransferase yields MSLSWSAFASPVGELTVVATASGVCRVDFAGPDRALGEFDKAALSRDTGVAAEAARQLGEYFARQRREFDLPIEWEPLEGLRLHVLRTLHEMVPFGETVSYKQLAELSGRPEASRAVGTIMGSNPVPLLVPCHRVLASGHGLGGFGPGLEAKRRLLVLEGVLEPSLLELDLLS; encoded by the coding sequence ATGTCGCTGTCGTGGAGCGCGTTCGCCAGTCCCGTCGGGGAACTGACGGTGGTCGCGACCGCATCCGGGGTTTGCCGGGTGGACTTCGCAGGGCCGGATCGGGCACTCGGCGAGTTCGACAAGGCCGCGTTGAGCCGGGACACCGGCGTCGCGGCCGAGGCCGCGCGGCAGCTCGGCGAGTACTTCGCGCGGCAGCGCCGGGAGTTCGACCTGCCGATCGAGTGGGAGCCGCTGGAGGGGCTGCGGTTGCACGTGCTGCGCACGTTGCACGAAATGGTGCCGTTCGGCGAGACGGTGAGCTACAAGCAGCTGGCGGAGCTGTCCGGGCGGCCGGAGGCTTCGCGGGCCGTCGGCACGATCATGGGAAGCAACCCGGTCCCGTTGCTCGTGCCGTGCCACCGGGTGCTGGCCAGCGGCCACGGGCTCGGCGGTTTCGGCCCCGGGTTGGAGGCCAAGCGGCGGCTGCTGGTGCTGGAGGGCGTCCTGGAACCCAGCCTACTGGAGCTGGACCTGCTGTCGTGA
- a CDS encoding M24 family metallopeptidase, with protein MSEPHAHRRHALRNYLREQELDAMLVTDLLNIRYLTGFTGSNAALAVHAADEPGTEPRTVFCTDGRYLTQAESQVPDLERVIERASDLALAERIGGTAAEHRRVGFESQHVTVDGRDALADAAGKAELVRAPGLVEQLRLIKDETEIEALRMACAAADRALADLIEHGGLRPGRTELEVARELETRMLDNGAAGPSFATIIAAGPNSAVPHHRPTDAVLAAGDFVKMDFGALVDGYHSDMTRTVVLGRPADWQREIYELVRASQAAGRGALSIGTEVKDVDAAARKVIEDAGFGEQFPHGLGHGVGLEIHEAPALSQRGDGRIAAGMAVTVEPGVYVAGRGGVRIEDTLVVRPSTPELLTLTTKELVEV; from the coding sequence ATGTCCGAACCGCACGCCCACCGACGCCACGCCCTCCGCAACTACCTGCGCGAGCAGGAGTTGGACGCGATGTTGGTGACGGATCTGCTCAACATCCGCTACCTGACCGGCTTCACGGGATCGAACGCGGCGCTGGCGGTGCACGCCGCCGACGAGCCGGGAACCGAGCCGCGCACCGTGTTCTGCACCGATGGCCGGTACCTGACCCAGGCCGAGTCGCAGGTGCCGGACCTGGAGCGGGTCATCGAGCGGGCGAGCGATCTGGCGTTGGCCGAGCGGATCGGGGGCACCGCCGCCGAGCACCGCCGGGTCGGCTTCGAGAGCCAGCACGTCACCGTCGACGGCCGCGACGCGCTCGCCGACGCGGCGGGCAAGGCAGAGCTGGTGCGTGCGCCGGGCCTCGTCGAGCAGCTGCGGCTGATCAAGGACGAAACGGAGATCGAGGCGCTGCGGATGGCCTGCGCCGCCGCCGACCGGGCGCTGGCCGACCTCATCGAGCACGGCGGGCTGCGCCCCGGCCGCACCGAGCTGGAGGTCGCCCGCGAACTGGAGACCCGGATGCTCGACAACGGCGCCGCCGGGCCGTCGTTCGCCACGATCATCGCCGCCGGGCCGAACTCCGCGGTGCCGCACCACCGGCCGACCGACGCGGTCCTGGCCGCCGGCGACTTCGTGAAGATGGACTTCGGCGCACTCGTCGACGGCTACCACTCGGACATGACCCGGACCGTGGTGCTCGGCAGGCCAGCGGATTGGCAGCGCGAGATCTACGAGTTGGTGCGCGCCTCGCAGGCCGCCGGGCGGGGCGCGCTCAGCATCGGCACCGAGGTGAAGGACGTGGATGCGGCGGCCCGCAAGGTGATCGAGGACGCGGGCTTCGGCGAGCAGTTCCCGCACGGCCTGGGACACGGCGTCGGCCTGGAGATCCACGAGGCACCGGCGTTGTCGCAGCGGGGGGACGGTAGAATCGCCGCCGGGATGGCGGTCACCGTCGAGCCTGGCGTCTACGTGGCAGGCCGGGGCGGGGTCCGCATCGAGGACACGCTGGTCGTGCGTCCCAGCACACCGGAGCTCCTCACCTTGACGACGAAGGAGCTCGTCGAAGTCTGA
- the efp gene encoding elongation factor P, with protein sequence MASTNDLKNGLVLNIDGQLWTVVNFQHVKPGKGGAFVRTTLKNVLSGKVVDKTFNAGVKVDTANVDRREMTYLYNDGTDYVFMEPDTYDQVNVSAAVVGDAANYMLENSAVVVARHDDDPLYVELPASVELVVQHTDPGLQGDRSTGGTKPATLETGAEIQVPLFLNTGDKVKVDPRDGRYLSRVSSK encoded by the coding sequence GTGGCATCCACGAACGACTTGAAGAACGGGCTGGTGCTCAACATCGACGGCCAGTTGTGGACCGTCGTGAACTTCCAGCACGTCAAGCCCGGCAAGGGCGGCGCATTCGTCCGCACCACCCTGAAGAACGTGCTCTCCGGCAAGGTCGTGGACAAGACCTTCAACGCCGGCGTGAAGGTGGACACCGCGAACGTCGACCGCCGCGAGATGACCTACCTCTACAACGACGGCACCGACTACGTGTTCATGGAACCCGACACCTACGACCAGGTCAACGTCTCGGCTGCCGTGGTCGGTGACGCGGCGAACTACATGCTGGAGAACAGTGCCGTGGTGGTCGCCCGCCACGACGACGATCCGCTGTACGTCGAGCTGCCGGCCTCGGTCGAGCTGGTCGTCCAGCACACCGACCCGGGCCTGCAGGGCGACCGCTCCACCGGTGGCACCAAGCCCGCCACCCTGGAGACCGGTGCGGAGATCCAGGTGCCGCTGTTCCTCAACACCGGTGACAAGGTGAAGGTCGACCCGCGCGACGGCCGGTACCTCAGCCGCGTCAGCAGCAAATGA
- the nusB gene encoding transcription antitermination factor NusB, producing the protein MGSRSKARKRAVDFLYEADQRGIDAVTLLADRVGSPEVPPVGDYTVTLVEGVTANRERIDELLTQHAEGWSLGRMPAVDRSVLRLGLYELLWSDDVPPAVAIDEAVELVKVLSTDDSPRFVNGVLGRIAGIGDRLRKSVRPEQTAAD; encoded by the coding sequence GTGGGTTCTCGGAGCAAGGCACGCAAGCGTGCCGTGGACTTCCTTTACGAGGCCGACCAGCGCGGCATCGACGCGGTGACGCTGCTGGCCGATCGGGTCGGCTCGCCGGAGGTGCCGCCGGTCGGCGACTACACGGTCACCCTGGTCGAGGGCGTCACGGCGAACCGCGAGCGGATCGACGAGTTGCTCACGCAGCACGCCGAGGGCTGGTCGCTCGGGCGGATGCCCGCGGTGGACCGCTCGGTGCTGCGGCTGGGCCTGTACGAGCTGCTGTGGAGCGACGACGTGCCGCCGGCGGTGGCCATCGACGAGGCGGTGGAGCTGGTCAAGGTGCTGTCCACGGACGACTCGCCGCGGTTCGTCAACGGCGTGCTGGGCCGCATCGCCGGCATCGGCGACCGCCTCCGCAAGTCGGTCCGCCCGGAGCAGACCGCCGCAGATTAG
- the bldD gene encoding transcriptional regulator BldD, translated as MGDYAKALGSKLRAIRQQQGLSLHGVEQKSGGRWKAVVVGSYERGDRAVTVQKLAELADFYGVPVAELLPEGRVPSGAEPATKVVINLERLQQLPAEKVGPLARYAATIQSQRGDYNGKVLSIRTEDLRSLAIIYDMTPGELTEQLIDWGVLPPEARPAREE; from the coding sequence ATGGGCGACTACGCCAAGGCGCTGGGCAGCAAGCTCCGCGCTATCCGCCAGCAGCAGGGTCTGTCGCTGCACGGCGTCGAGCAGAAGTCTGGCGGGCGGTGGAAGGCCGTGGTCGTCGGGTCCTATGAGCGAGGCGACCGTGCGGTGACCGTGCAGAAGCTGGCCGAACTGGCCGACTTCTACGGGGTTCCGGTCGCGGAACTGCTTCCCGAAGGCCGGGTGCCGTCCGGCGCCGAGCCTGCCACCAAAGTTGTGATCAACCTGGAGCGGCTGCAGCAGCTACCTGCGGAGAAGGTGGGCCCGCTGGCCCGCTACGCAGCCACCATCCAGAGCCAGCGCGGTGACTACAACGGCAAGGTGCTGTCCATCCGCACCGAGGACCTGCGATCCCTGGCCATCATCTACGACATGACGCCAGGTGAGCTCACCGAGCAGCTCATCGACTGGGGCGTGCTTCCCCCGGAGGCCCGCCCAGCCCGGGAGGAGTGA
- the pyrR gene encoding bifunctional pyr operon transcriptional regulator/uracil phosphoribosyltransferase PyrR, translating to MASRQPADAADPVGQRELLSAGDVARTIARIAHQIIEKTALDAGNSGVVLLGIPTRGTSLARRLAAKIGEFSGVTVPTGTLDITLFRDDLRHRPNRPLEHTNLPKQGIDNALVVLVDDVLFSGRTVRAALDALRDQGRPRAVQLAVLVDRGHRELPIRADYVGKNIPTSRSEDVAVRLAETDGEDCVVLRRPGAGVPQGTGEVTS from the coding sequence GTGGCGTCACGCCAACCGGCGGACGCGGCGGACCCGGTCGGGCAGCGGGAGCTGCTTTCGGCCGGTGACGTTGCGCGCACGATAGCCCGGATCGCCCACCAGATCATCGAGAAGACCGCGCTGGACGCCGGAAACAGCGGCGTGGTGCTGCTGGGCATCCCCACCAGGGGGACCTCGCTCGCCCGGCGGCTCGCCGCGAAGATCGGCGAATTCAGCGGCGTGACGGTGCCCACGGGCACCCTCGACATCACGCTCTTCCGTGACGACTTGCGGCACCGCCCGAACCGTCCGCTGGAGCACACCAACCTGCCCAAGCAGGGCATCGACAACGCGCTGGTCGTGCTCGTCGACGACGTGCTGTTCTCCGGCCGCACCGTGCGGGCCGCCCTCGACGCCCTGCGCGACCAGGGCCGACCGCGGGCCGTGCAGCTGGCGGTGCTGGTCGACCGCGGCCACCGCGAGTTGCCGATCCGCGCCGACTACGTCGGCAAGAACATCCCGACGTCGCGTTCCGAGGACGTCGCCGTGCGGCTCGCCGAGACCGACGGCGAGGACTGCGTGGTGCTGCGCCGCCCGGGTGCGGGCGTCCCACAAGGCACGGGGGAGGTGACCTCCTGA
- a CDS encoding aspartate carbamoyltransferase catalytic subunit, with protein sequence MRHLLSTEGLDAATATSVLDTADTLKQTLLGREVKKLPTLRGRTVVTLFYENSTRTRVSFEIAGKWMSADVINVSASSSSVNKGESLRDTALTLAAAGADCVIIRHPASGAAHRLAGWLDEVGTQVVNAGDGMHEHPTQALLDAATLRERLGELSGRRIAIVGDLLHSRVARSNVHLLRTLGAEVVLVAPPTLVPAGAQQWGAEVRHELDPELPKLDAVMMLRVQAERMHGGFFPSAREYSIAYGLNEARLGKLPEHAVVLHPGPMLRGMEIAPAVADSPRAAITQQVSNGVHVRMAVLYHLLAGEEITA encoded by the coding sequence ATGCGCCACCTGCTTTCCACCGAGGGGCTGGACGCCGCCACCGCGACGAGCGTGCTCGACACCGCCGACACCCTGAAGCAGACGCTGCTGGGGCGCGAGGTCAAGAAGCTGCCGACGCTGCGCGGCCGGACCGTGGTGACCTTGTTCTACGAGAACTCCACGCGCACCCGGGTGTCCTTCGAGATCGCCGGGAAGTGGATGAGCGCCGACGTGATCAACGTCTCGGCCAGCAGTTCTTCGGTGAACAAGGGCGAGTCGCTGCGCGACACCGCGCTGACGCTGGCCGCCGCCGGGGCCGACTGCGTGATCATCCGGCACCCCGCTTCGGGCGCCGCGCACCGGCTGGCCGGATGGCTGGACGAGGTCGGCACCCAGGTCGTCAACGCCGGCGACGGCATGCACGAGCACCCCACCCAGGCGCTGCTGGACGCCGCGACGCTGCGGGAGCGGCTGGGCGAGCTGTCCGGTCGCCGCATCGCCATCGTCGGCGACCTGCTGCACAGCCGGGTGGCGCGCTCGAACGTGCACCTGCTGCGCACCCTCGGCGCCGAGGTGGTGCTGGTCGCGCCGCCGACGCTGGTGCCCGCCGGGGCGCAGCAGTGGGGCGCGGAGGTTCGCCACGAGCTGGACCCGGAGCTGCCGAAGCTGGACGCGGTGATGATGTTGCGGGTCCAGGCGGAGCGGATGCACGGCGGGTTCTTCCCGTCGGCGCGCGAGTACTCGATCGCCTACGGCCTCAACGAGGCGCGGCTGGGCAAGCTGCCCGAGCACGCCGTGGTCCTGCACCCCGGCCCGATGCTGCGCGGCATGGAGATCGCGCCGGCCGTGGCCGATTCGCCGCGCGCCGCCATCACCCAGCAGGTCAGCAATGGCGTGCACGTGCGGATGGCGGTGCTCTACCACCTGTTGGCCGGAGAGGAAATCACGGCATGA
- a CDS encoding dihydroorotase gives MSRVLLKDVRPYGVGDPVDVLVDGEVIAEIGPGLELGPAADVDEIVHAGGAVALPGFVDLHTHLREPGREDAETVETGSTAAALGGYTAVFAMANTDPVADNAVIVEHVWRRGREVGLVDVHPVGAVTVGLKGEKLAELGTMRRSAAEVRVFSDDGHCVHDPLIMRRALEYTKSFGGVVAQHAEEPRLTVGAQAHEGANAARLGLAGWPAPAEEAIVARDCLLAGHTGGTLHICHVSTEGTAEILRWWKSREADGRVSAEVTPHHLLLTDDRLETYDPVNKVNPPLRTDADVLALRRALADGTVDCVATDHAPHAAQDKDCEWSAAKPGMLGLQTALGIVVQTMVRTGLLDWRGVARVMSERPAEIAGLTGQGRPVAAGEPANLVLVDPDAEWTVRGAELASLGENSPFEGMRLPGRVVATLLRGKVTAHEGKVRR, from the coding sequence ATGAGCCGGGTGCTACTGAAGGACGTCCGTCCGTACGGCGTGGGCGATCCGGTGGACGTGCTGGTCGACGGCGAGGTGATCGCCGAGATCGGTCCTGGTCTGGAGTTGGGTCCCGCTGCGGATGTCGACGAGATCGTGCACGCCGGGGGCGCCGTGGCGCTGCCGGGCTTCGTGGACCTGCACACGCACCTGCGGGAGCCGGGCAGGGAGGACGCCGAGACCGTCGAGACCGGTTCGACGGCCGCCGCGCTCGGCGGCTACACCGCGGTCTTCGCGATGGCCAACACCGATCCGGTCGCGGACAACGCCGTGATCGTCGAGCACGTGTGGCGGCGCGGCCGCGAGGTCGGCCTGGTCGACGTGCACCCGGTGGGCGCGGTGACGGTGGGGCTGAAGGGGGAGAAGCTCGCCGAGCTGGGCACCATGCGCCGCAGCGCCGCCGAGGTCCGGGTGTTCTCCGACGACGGCCACTGCGTGCACGACCCGCTGATCATGCGCCGCGCGCTGGAGTACACGAAGTCCTTCGGCGGCGTGGTCGCGCAGCACGCCGAGGAGCCGCGGCTGACGGTGGGCGCGCAGGCGCACGAGGGCGCGAACGCCGCCCGGCTGGGCCTGGCTGGCTGGCCCGCCCCGGCCGAGGAAGCGATCGTCGCGCGCGACTGCCTGCTCGCCGGGCACACCGGCGGCACGCTGCACATCTGCCACGTCTCCACCGAGGGCACCGCGGAGATCCTGCGCTGGTGGAAGTCGCGGGAGGCAGACGGCCGGGTTTCGGCCGAGGTCACGCCGCACCACCTGCTGCTGACCGACGACCGGCTGGAGACCTACGACCCGGTGAACAAGGTCAACCCGCCGCTGCGCACCGACGCCGACGTTCTGGCGCTGCGCCGGGCGTTGGCCGACGGCACCGTGGACTGCGTGGCCACCGACCACGCCCCGCACGCCGCGCAGGACAAGGACTGCGAGTGGTCCGCGGCGAAGCCCGGCATGCTCGGCCTGCAGACCGCGCTCGGCATCGTCGTGCAGACGATGGTGCGCACCGGCCTGCTGGACTGGCGCGGCGTGGCCCGGGTGATGAGCGAGCGGCCCGCCGAGATCGCCGGGCTGACCGGCCAGGGCCGACCGGTCGCCGCGGGCGAACCCGCGAACCTGGTGCTGGTCGACCCGGACGCCGAGTGGACGGTGCGCGGCGCGGAGCTGGCCAGCCTCGGCGAGAACTCGCCGTTCGAAGGCATGCGGCTACCCGGCCGCGTGGTGGCGACGCTGCTGCGCGGCAAGGTCACCGCGCACGAGGGCAAGGTGAGGCGCTGA
- a CDS encoding PH-like domain-containing protein produces MERFLWVLGMAAVVALVFFGMWRGWGNRARRQAAELPDFPVSPAEPGEELLPAATGMYVGTTRATDWQDRIAVGDIGHRANGTAHLHASGLLLRRTGASDLWIPAGSIVDSRLDHKLANKVVPGAGLVVVTWRLGEQLLDTGFRGDDKTTQTEWVEAVRAISPADEVVSAKPGSSPVSHSRPEHDHLPESTRDSAESRQEDK; encoded by the coding sequence ATGGAACGCTTCCTGTGGGTGCTCGGCATGGCCGCGGTGGTCGCGCTGGTGTTCTTCGGCATGTGGCGCGGCTGGGGCAACCGGGCCCGCCGCCAGGCCGCCGAACTACCGGACTTCCCAGTGTCGCCGGCCGAACCGGGCGAGGAGCTGCTGCCCGCCGCGACCGGCATGTACGTCGGGACCACCCGGGCGACCGACTGGCAGGACCGCATCGCCGTCGGCGACATCGGCCACCGCGCCAACGGAACCGCGCACCTGCACGCCTCGGGCCTGCTGCTGCGACGAACCGGGGCCAGCGACCTCTGGATCCCGGCGGGGTCCATCGTGGACAGCCGCCTGGACCACAAGCTGGCCAACAAGGTGGTGCCCGGAGCCGGCCTGGTCGTGGTGACCTGGCGGCTGGGCGAGCAGCTGCTGGACACCGGGTTCCGCGGCGACGACAAGACAACGCAGACCGAGTGGGTCGAAGCGGTCCGGGCGATCTCGCCCGCCGACGAGGTCGTGAGTGCGAAACCGGGCTCCAGCCCGGTTTCGCACTCACGACCCGAACACGACCACCTACCCGAATCGACCCGCGACTCCGCTGAGTCGCGGCAGGAGGACAAATGA
- the carA gene encoding glutamine-hydrolyzing carbamoyl-phosphate synthase small subunit, which produces MTAYTPAALVLEDGRIFRGEAYGKVGHTLGEVVFTTGMTGYQETLTDPSYHRQIVVQTAPQIGNTGWNDEDDESARIWVAGYAVRDPARIPSNWRSRRSLVEELERQGIVGIAGIDTRTLTRHVRELGAMRGGIFSGPELGSDDEMVAAVKAGTEMVGASLAGDVTTNEPYIVPAVGEKRFTVAALDLGIKSNTPRMMAERGIEVHVLPLASTLDEVLSVQPDGLFLSNGPGDPATTDQQVELTRQALDRKLPLFGICFGNQILGRALGRGTYKLRYGHRGINIPVIDAETGQVAITAQNHGFAVEGEPGERFDTDFGRAMVSHHCANDGAVEGLRLLDGPAFSVQYHPEAAAGPHDAAPLFDKFVDLMSEAR; this is translated from the coding sequence ATGACCGCGTACACCCCGGCCGCACTTGTGCTGGAGGATGGCCGGATCTTCCGCGGGGAGGCTTACGGCAAGGTGGGTCACACCCTCGGCGAGGTCGTGTTCACCACGGGCATGACCGGCTACCAGGAGACCCTGACCGACCCCTCGTACCACCGCCAGATCGTGGTGCAGACCGCGCCGCAGATCGGCAACACCGGCTGGAACGACGAGGACGACGAGTCCGCGCGCATCTGGGTCGCCGGCTACGCCGTGCGCGACCCCGCCCGCATCCCGTCGAACTGGCGCTCCCGCCGGTCGCTGGTCGAGGAGCTGGAGCGGCAGGGGATCGTCGGCATCGCCGGGATCGACACCCGCACACTGACCCGGCACGTCCGCGAGCTGGGCGCGATGCGCGGCGGCATCTTCTCCGGCCCGGAACTGGGTTCCGACGACGAGATGGTGGCCGCGGTCAAGGCCGGCACCGAGATGGTCGGCGCCTCGCTGGCCGGTGACGTCACCACCAATGAGCCCTACATCGTCCCGGCCGTCGGCGAGAAGCGGTTCACCGTGGCCGCGCTGGACCTGGGCATCAAGTCCAACACGCCGCGGATGATGGCCGAGCGCGGCATCGAGGTCCACGTGCTGCCGCTGGCGTCCACATTGGACGAAGTACTGTCGGTGCAGCCGGACGGGCTGTTCCTGTCCAACGGGCCGGGCGACCCGGCCACCACCGACCAGCAGGTCGAGCTGACCCGCCAGGCCCTGGACCGCAAGCTTCCGCTGTTCGGCATCTGCTTCGGCAACCAGATCCTGGGTCGCGCGCTCGGCCGCGGCACCTACAAGCTGCGCTACGGGCACCGGGGCATCAACATCCCGGTGATCGACGCCGAGACCGGCCAGGTCGCGATCACCGCGCAGAACCACGGCTTCGCCGTCGAGGGCGAGCCGGGCGAGCGGTTCGACACCGACTTCGGCCGCGCGATGGTCAGCCACCACTGCGCCAACGACGGTGCGGTCGAGGGGCTGCGGCTGCTCGACGGCCCGGCGTTCAGCGTCCAGTACCACCCCGAAGCGGCGGCGGGTCCGCACGACGCCGCGCCGCTGTTCGACAAATTCGTTGATCTGATGAGTGAGGCGCGCTGA